In Exiguobacterium sibiricum 7-3, a genomic segment contains:
- a CDS encoding NAD-dependent epimerase/dehydratase family protein has translation MKLTGKRILVTGVTGTVGARVARRLVPEALEVRGLIRNPDQLVFVEQLGFTPVLGDLTDRASLRQAMEKIDWVIHCAAYLGEDPVLAHQANVVGVEHLAAVAHETGAHIIHISTTSVYGEPADGQLTESSPLAVDHPAPYIETKIRSERILNQYAAHGLDVRILRSGAICAEHHSYWGDRQVKRMQEAEIVTWVHPDDVVNWVHADNLAAMVYLVLTRGKSGDVFHAVDANIPETDFRMRLIEASGKPYRIPNRIAEHPTYSNDKIVALGYRPVRSFEETMDRLVYMFQSPV, from the coding sequence TTGAAACTGACAGGAAAACGCATTTTGGTGACCGGCGTCACCGGGACGGTCGGCGCGCGTGTCGCAAGACGACTTGTGCCGGAAGCACTCGAAGTCCGCGGCTTGATCCGGAATCCCGATCAGCTTGTTTTCGTGGAGCAACTGGGTTTCACACCGGTCCTCGGTGACCTTACCGATCGAGCGTCGCTTAGACAAGCGATGGAGAAGATTGACTGGGTGATCCATTGTGCCGCCTATCTTGGAGAGGACCCGGTCCTTGCGCATCAAGCCAACGTGGTTGGCGTCGAGCACTTGGCAGCTGTGGCACATGAAACGGGTGCACACATCATCCATATCTCGACGACATCCGTCTACGGAGAACCAGCGGACGGTCAGTTGACGGAGTCGTCGCCGCTCGCCGTTGACCATCCGGCACCGTACATCGAGACAAAAATCCGCTCGGAACGCATTTTGAACCAGTATGCAGCGCACGGACTTGATGTCCGCATTCTACGGTCCGGCGCCATCTGTGCCGAACACCATTCCTACTGGGGCGACCGCCAAGTCAAACGGATGCAGGAGGCGGAGATCGTGACTTGGGTCCATCCGGATGATGTCGTGAACTGGGTTCATGCCGATAATCTGGCCGCGATGGTGTACCTCGTCCTCACGCGTGGGAAATCCGGTGACGTCTTTCATGCGGTCGACGCCAACATTCCGGAAACCGACTTTCGCATGCGTCTGATCGAAGCGTCGGGCAAGCCGTATCGCATCCCGAACCGGATAGCGGAGCATCCGACCTATTCGAACGACAAAATCGTTGCCCTCGGTTACCGGCCGGTTCGTTCGTTTGAAGAAACGATGGACAGGTTGGTTTATATGTTTCAATCTCCTGTATGA